A genomic window from Glycine max cultivar Williams 82 chromosome 17, Glycine_max_v4.0, whole genome shotgun sequence includes:
- the LOC100792087 gene encoding heparanase-like protein precursor — protein MGSQIRLLGLCLWMYLACLSFIGVGAVYGREGEVLEGIVLVHGKTAIGRIDDDSICATLDWWPSQKCDYGKCSWGHASLLNLDLNNKILLNAVKAFSPLKIRLGGTLQDKVIYGTEDCRQPCTPFVLNANEMFGFTQGCLPMYRWDELNSFFQKAGVKVVFGLNALAGKSIKSGSAVGPWNYTNAESLIRYTVRKKYTIHGWELGNELCGNGIGASVAADQYAFDVGALRNIVENAYRGFEHNKPLVIAPGGFFDSDWFKEFISKSGKSVDVVTHHIYNLGPGVDDHITEKILDPSYLDGEANTFSSLKSIVQSSATSVKSWVGEAGGAYNSGHHLVSDAFVYSFWYLDQLGMSAVYDTRTYCRQSLIGGNYGLLNTSTFMPNPDYYSALLWHRLMGGRVLSTTFYGTKKIRTYAHCAKQSKGITILVLNLDNSTTVEVNVALKFNKLPYRRVGEPARREYHLTAPDRNLHSQTMLLNGKILSVNSAGEIPPLDPLYVNSRKPIIVGPLSIVFAHIPNVLLSACS, from the exons ATGGGTTCTCAGATAAGGCTTCTGGGCCTGTGTCTTTGGATGTACTTGGCATGCTTAAGCTTCATTGGTGTGGGTGCTGTGTATGGAAGAGAAGGTGAAGTTTTGGAAGGGATTGTTTTAGTTCATGGGAAAACTGCTATTGGAAGGATTGATGATGATTCTATCTGTGCAACCCTGGATTGGTGGCCTTCTCAGAAATGTGACTATGGAAAATGCAGTTGGGGTCATGCTTCTCTGCTCAATCTG GACCTCaacaacaaaattttgttaaatgcaGTAAAAG CCTTTTCACCCTTGAAAATTAGATTAGGTGGCACTTTGCAAGACAAGGTCATATATGGAACTGAAGATTGTCGTCAACCCTGTACTCCTTTTGTTTTGAATGCGAATGAAATGTTTGGTTTCACTCAAGGGTGCTTACCGATGTATAGGTGGGATGAGCTAAACAGCTTTTTCCAAAAAGCAGG GGTTAAGGTTGTCTTTGGATTAAATGCTCTTGCTGGAAAATCTATAAAGTCTGGTTCTGCAGTTGGACCTTGGAACTACACCAATGCTGAATCGTTAATACGATACACAGTCAGAAAGAAGTACACCATTCATGGTTGGGAACTTG GTAATGAATTGTGTGGAAATGGAATAGGAGCAAGTGTTGCAGCAGATCAATATGCTTTTGATGTAGGTGCTTTAAGAAACATAGTTGAAAATGCATATAGAGGGTTTGAACATAATAAGCCACTAGTCATTGCACCTGGAGGCTTCTTTGACTCGGAttggttcaaggaatttatAAGCAAATCTGGTAAATCTGTAGATGTGGTCACCCACCACATTTATAACCTTGGGCCAG GAGTTGATGACCACATAACTGAAAAAATTCTTGACCCTTCCTATCTGGATGGAGAGGCTAACACATTCAGCAGCCTGAAAAGTATAGTTCAAAGTTCAGCAACCTCAGTAAAATCATGGGTTGGTGAAGCAGGAGGGGCTTACAATAGTGGCCATCACCTTGTGTCTGATGCATTTGTCTACAGCTTCTG GTATTTAGACCAACTTGGCATGTCAGCTGTTTATGACACCAGAACATACTGCAGACAAAGTTTGATAGGAGGAAACTATGGTTTGCTGAATACTAGTACTTTCATGCCAAATCCAGACTATTATAG TGCACTTCTATGGCACCGACTCATGGGAGGACGTGTCCTCTCAACTACCTTCTATGGGACAAAGAAGATAAGAACTTATGCACATTGTGCAAAGCAATCC AAAGGGATCACAATACTAGTACTCAACTTGGACAACAGCACCACTGTTGAAGTCAATGTGgccttaaaatttaacaagttACCATACCGAAGAGTTGGTGAACCAGCAAGAAGAGAGTACCATTTAACAGCACCAGACAGGAATTTACATAGCCAAACCATGTTGCTAAATGGAAAAATTTTAAGTGTAAACTCAGCTGGTGAAATTCCTCCTTTGGATCCTCTATATGTAAACTCAAGAAAGCCAATAATAGTTGGTCCTCTATCTATTGTATTTGCTCATATACCAAATGTTCTTCTTTCGGCATGCAGCTAA